In Botrytis cinerea B05.10 chromosome 6, complete sequence, the following proteins share a genomic window:
- the Bcytm1 gene encoding Bcytm1, producing MAQGQVQVHFSTTSPDIELPEGKQQLLVPTNVRRYGLSQILNSEAMLDTSSPIPFDFLINGTFLRTTLDEYLTANGLSSETTLNLQYVRSLIPPLYEASFEHDDWVSSVDVLSGSSAAGAWGKNSIVEGQERILSGSYDGLLRVWNKSGQAIATSAPASIGGHTSGVKAAKWLSARQVASAGLDRTIRIWNYSESEDHFSAQLKPTMELYGHTGSIDSIAVHGPSNRILSASADGQIGFWTSHKSSAPEVNTSLISGPSTKRRKITTSTSTPQRGPLSLMDCHNGPATAVIFNPQDPTVAYSASQDHTIKTLDITTSSIVDTRTLLNPILSLSALPGIGHQIIAAGTTARHIALIDPRASAATTQAMTLRGHTNFVSSIFADPDSNYGLVSAGHDGTCRVWDLRSTRQGTKDEGLGVVGEAVYIIERESRKDKTTKTVGGEGVKVFDVNWDKDVGIVSAGEDKMVQVNRGRGVTRPEN from the coding sequence AGATATGGACTTTCACAGATTCTCAATTCCGAGGCGATGCTCGATACCTCTTCGCCGATACCATTCGATTTCCTGATTAACGGTACATTCTTGCGAACGACCCTCGATGAATATCTCACTGCAAATGGGTTATCCTCCGAAACAACGTTAAACTTACAATATGTTCGAAGTTTGATACCTCCTCTTTATGAAGCAAGTTTCGAGCATGATGATTGGGTTAGCAGTGTTGATGTTTTGTCTGGGAGCTCTGCTGCAGGAGCTTGGGgtaaaaattcaattgttgaAGGGCAGGAGCGTATATTGTCAGGTTCTTATGATGGACTCCTCAGAGTTTGGAACAAATCAGGTCAGGCTATTGCAACATCTGCGCCTGCCAGTATTGGTGGGCATACCTCTGGAGTAAAGGCTGCGAAATGGCTCTCGGCCAGACAAGTTGCATCGGCAGGTTTGGATCGCACAATAAGGATATGGAATTATTCTGAATCAGAGGATCATTTCTCGGCGCAATTGAAACCAACCATGGAGTTATATGGCCATACCGGTAGCATTGACTCAATCGCAGTTCATGGACCATCGAATCGCATTTTATCTGCTTCAGCAGATGGACAAATTGGTTTCTGGACTTCACATAAATCCTCAGCACCCGAAGTAAATACTAGTCTTATTTCTGGACCATCTACAAAACGACGCAAGATCACAACCTCCACATCCACTCCTCAGCGTGGCCCTCTATCTCTCATGGATTGTCACAATGGACCTGCGACTGCTGTTATCTTCAACCCCCAGGATCCTACTGTTGCATATTCTGCTTCCCAAGATCATACCATCAAAACACTCGATATCACCACTTCCAGTATTGTCGACACAAGAACTTTATTGAACCCAATCCTCTCATTAAGCGCCCTACCAGGAATCGGTCATCAAATAATAGCAGCAGGTACAACAGCACGTCATATCGCTCTCATTGATCCTAGAGCTTCGGCTGCTACAACACAAGCCATGACACTTCGTGGACACACCAACTTCGTTTCATCAATATTTGCAGATCCTGATAGCAACTATGGATTAGTATCAGCTGGTCACGATGGAACCTGTAGGGTATGGGATCTTAGAAGCACAAGACAGGGAACGAAAGATGAAGGACTTGGTGTTGTTGGAGAGGCAGTTTATATcattgagagagagagtagGAAAGATAAGACAACTAAGACAGTTGGTGGTGAGGGAGTTAAGGTTTTCGATGTTAACTGGGATAAGGATGTTGGAATTGTTAGTGCTGGTGAAGATAAAATGGTTCAAGTGAATAGGGGAAGAGGTGTTACAAGACCCGAGAATTAG